A region from the Anaerolineae bacterium genome encodes:
- a CDS encoding STAS domain-containing protein, with the protein MNITIEQTAGKVPVTIMGLHGELDGSNYLDVIAKAKELYSTGTRNLLIDMSDMSFMASSGVMALHSIALLMRGEEPPDPEYGWDAFHAIDRDRGAGVQQHVKLLSPQPAVDRTLTMTGLKGQFFAVHTNRETAIASF; encoded by the coding sequence ATGAACATAACCATCGAACAAACCGCAGGAAAAGTACCGGTCACAATTATGGGATTGCACGGAGAATTGGATGGCTCCAATTACCTGGACGTGATTGCCAAAGCAAAGGAGCTTTACAGCACAGGCACAAGGAATCTCCTGATTGATATGAGCGACATGTCCTTTATGGCCAGTTCCGGGGTCATGGCCCTGCATAGCATTGCCCTGTTAATGCGCGGCGAGGAACCACCAGACCCGGAGTATGGTTGGGATGCCTTTCATGCCATTGATCGTGACCGAGGGGCCGGGGTGCAACAGCATGTCAAATTGCTCAGCCCCCAACCGGCCGTAGACCGGACCTTGACCATGACCGGCTTAAAAGGGCAGTTCTTTGCCGTCCACACCAATCGGGAGACGGCGATTGCCTCATTCTAA
- a CDS encoding ATP-binding protein, with the protein MAIARDFIQETATALDVSSSVTADVVLAANEAITNIIVHGYQDQTGMIEIEVKREADVLLVRLRDQAPPFDPLTVPPPDLSLPLEKRPIGGMGIYMIRQLMDKVIHRGTPQGGNELTLIKHIIRGEDK; encoded by the coding sequence CTATAGCCCGTGATTTTATTCAGGAAACGGCTACCGCCCTGGATGTTAGCTCAAGCGTGACCGCCGATGTTGTGCTGGCGGCAAACGAAGCCATCACCAACATTATTGTCCATGGCTATCAAGATCAGACCGGCATGATTGAGATCGAGGTTAAGCGAGAGGCAGACGTTTTGCTTGTGCGTCTTCGCGATCAGGCCCCTCCCTTCGATCCGCTCACCGTCCCTCCACCAGACCTATCCCTGCCCCTGGAAAAACGACCTATTGGGGGAATGGGGATTTATATGATCAGGCAACTGATGGACAAGGTCATCCATCGGGGTACGCCCCAAGGCGGTAATGAATTAACTCTAATAAAACATATAATAAGAGGAGAAGACAAATGA